A region of Micromonas commoda chromosome 4, complete sequence DNA encodes the following proteins:
- a CDS encoding mitochondrial protein translocase family (inner membrane translocase (import) Tim40) yields the protein MTTSSPEVGEALAEALKKGEEAGGSKEDAVKAALECPCVQGLKESSCGEGFRNALTCFITAPEEERGSACAEQFVELHQCMVKHAAEFEEFTKELVENEAKEGYLPASTD from the coding sequence ATGACCACGTCGTCTCCGGAGGTCGGCGAGGCACTCGCTGAGGCTTTGAAAAAAGGGGAGGAAGCTGGGGGAAGTAAGGAAGATGCGGTGAAAGCGGCGTTGGAATGTCCCTGCGTGCAGGGTCTGAAGGAATCGTCTTGTGGGGAAGGGTTCCGCAACGCGCTGACGTGCTTTATCACCGCTCCAGAAGAGGAGCGAGGATCGGCGTGCGCGGAGCAGTTCGTCGAGCTTCACCAGTGCATGGTGAAGCACGCGGCTGAGTTCGAGGAGTTCACCAAGGAACTGGTCGAAAACGAGGCCAAGGAGGGCTACTTACCAGCCTCCACGGATTGA
- a CDS encoding ribosomal protein L31: AKKGLHPLLYRITVVGTKGGTFPIFSAVQQKGSKLFLQADQDTHSLWSGKKVVSAATGQVAKFKKRFDFLSGTTIGKKK; the protein is encoded by the coding sequence GCCAAGAAGGGACTTCATCCTCTTCTCTATCGTATCACCGTTGTAGGCACAAAGGGAGGTACCTTTCCCATTTTCAGCGCCGTCCAGCAGAAAGGAAGCAAGCTCTTCCTTCAGGCCGATCAGGACACGCACAGCTTGTGGTCGGGCAAGAAAGTAGTCAGCGCGGCTACCGGTCAGGTCGCTAAGTTCAAGAAGCGATTCGACTTCCTCTCGGGCACCACCATCGGCAAGAAGAAGTAA
- a CDS encoding predicted protein has protein sequence MPDAQRRARLILPASVAPDGTRKALMRTYHTGGTSGGTTEPRSKSCSLRQLPPDLERKLRSSTIVTSVGQLVEELVCNSIDAGAHDVSVVIDTGSTLSVTVSDDGCGMSVKDVKLVATNRHHTSKIHSISDLGGSLRTLGFRGEALASIAEFCVLQVTTRAAGSFETFSKICSKVGGLTLFVRTSHHVQNLTSRSPQGQTLSCGPARNQLTKAGTIVACKDLFYTHPVRRGVIRRNIAKQLEDTRVRLYRLALIHPEVGFLLKDVGARHDVLRALPGRSLLSILSDAFGKFIASKLIPLSNIIGEFRLTGYVTAATSETSLPSSELQFFYVNRRFVRRTLLHNAVSKAFALACASLDSTTHGCPGYVLCLECPPDAYDITFDPEKTLIEFTDWKTPLDLLKSALKQVWPHDDGSNITTPLLRTLPTTPPPNIPTYRTSHELTPDALGMHPQSPPSPPHDFGLGECVCCPPSRRRRQTFALQSSAYEDASPPICQMVEPFEDAPALSAPVVEEGGGSITDLLADWKRRRADRDLNVMETVPVAEISRNLLDDAKVLTQWGKKFILAMSASGDLLAIDQHAADERILLEQLRASLIRSVDHRGKLHTYSPASPMPTTVLGRSQPCLLTASELAILRANSSLVWSWGWRWEDVANCDGDTDEGVKLTGLPTVEGTMLGADALAEYLRQVSVTGPTSAPPPALHRLLASKACRSAIMFGDNLGQDECVALLGSLTRTELPLHCAHGRPTSVMLAPNLTSGSSGPRKVATTRKQRLVQRAWDTLSS, from the coding sequence ATGCCCGACGCACAAAGAAGAGCGCGACTCATCTTACCTgcgtcggtcgcgccggATGGAACACGTAAGGCGCTGATGCGTACGTACCACACGGGAGGCACGAGCGGTGGCACGACGGAGCCTCGGTCAAAGTCATGCTCGTTGAGACAACTCCCGCCTGACCTTGAAAGGAAGCTTCGAAGCTCAACTATCGTGACCTCTGTCGGGCAGCTGGTGGAGGAGCTAGTGTGCAACTCCATAGACGCCGGGGCGCATGATGTGTCGGTCGTCATCGATACGGGCTCTACATTATCGGTCACCGTGTCCGACGACGGTTGTGGCATGAGTGTCAAGGACGTAAAGTTGGTTGCAACGAACCGACATCACACTTCCAAAATACACTCCATTTCAGATCTCGGAGGAAGTTTGCGCACCCTCGGCTTCAGGGGCGAGGCACTGGCATCCATAGCAGAATTTTGCGTGCTACAAGTAACGACCAGAGCTGCAGGAAGCTTCGAGACGTTCAGCAAGATATGTTCAAAGGTGGGAGGTCTCACTTTGTTTGTTCGGACCAGTCACCACGTTCAGAATCTAACATCTCGTTCGCCTCAGGGACAAACGCTGTCATGTGGACCAGCGCGAAACCAACTCACTAAGGCTGGCACCATCGTTGCTTGTAAGGACTTGTTTTACACTCATCCGGTCAGGCGTGGAGTCATCAGACGGAATATCGCGAAACAGCTGGAGGACACTCGCGTCAGACTTTACCGCCTTGCCCTCATTCACCCTGAAGTTGGATTTTTGCTGAAAGATGTGGGAGCTAGACACGATGTGCTCCGCGCTTTGCCGGGTCGGTCTCTACTCTCCATATTATCAGATGCTTTTGGAAAGTTTATCGCATCCAAGCTAATTCCTCTGAGCAACATTATCGGTGAGTTTCGTTTGACTGGCTACGTGACTGCTGCAACCTCCGAAACCAGCCTTCCATCGTCGGAGCTGCAGTTTTTTTATGTGAACCGCCGCTTCGTTCGCCGCACACTTCTACACAATGCAGTCAGCAAAGCGTTCGCATTGGCATGCGCATCGCTAGACAGTACCACTCATGGATGCCCTGGATACGTTCTTTGCCTTGAATGTCCCCCAGACGCGTACGATATCACATTTGACCCAGAGAAGACATTGATAGAGTTTACAGACTGGAAAACCCCCCTTGACCTGTTGAAGAGCGCCTTGAAGCAGGTCTGGCCTCACGACGACGGCTCAAATATCACCACTCCCCTGCTGCGGACGTTACCAACGACCCCTCCGCCTAACATACCCACATATCGAACTTCTCATGAGCTTACCCCAGATGCTCTAGGGATGCATCCCCAAAGCCCACCATCTCCTCCTCATGACTTTGGACTTGGTGAATGCGTGTGTTGCCCACCCAGTCGTCGCAGACGTCAGACGTTCGCACTCCAATCTAGTGCATATGAAGATGCCTCTCCACCTATCTGCCAAATGGTTGAACCTTTCGAAGATGCGCCAGCTCTTTCTGCTCCTGTAGTGGAGGAAGGAGGGGGCAGTATCACGGACCTCTTAGCAGACTGGAAAAGAAGGCGTGCAGATCGAGACCTAAACGTCATGGAGACTGTGCCTGTGGCTGAAATATCCCGTAATTTgttggacgacgcgaaggttTTGACCCAATGGGGCAAAAAGTTTATCTTGGCCATGAGCGCTTCAGGTGACCTTCTCGCTATCGATCAgcacgcggcggatgagCGCATCCTTTTGGAGCAACTGAGAGCATCCCTAATCAGATCGGTCGATCATAGGGGAAAGCTCCATACATATTCTCCAGCTTCTCCAATGCCAACCACAGTTCTTGGTCGTTCGCAACCGTGCTTACTGACCGCATCTGAGCTTGCAATACTACGGGCCAATTCCTCCCTAGTGTGGAGCTGGGGCTGGCGATGGGAGGACGTTGCCAATTGCGATGGTGATACCGATGAAGGAGTAAAACTAACGGGACTTCCAACGGTTGAGGGCACCATGCTTGGTGCGGATGCCTTGGCGGAGTACCTGCGGCAGGTTTCAGTCACCGGGCCGACATCGGCTCCGCCACCGGCACTTCACCGTCTGCTTGCTTCGAAGGCGTGTCGCAGCGCGATCATGTTTGGGGACAACTTGGGTCAGGATGAGTGCGTTGCCCTTCTCGGCTCGCTGACACGCACGGAACTTCCGCTCCACTGCGCTCACGGGAGACCAACATCGGTTATGCTAGCGCCAAATCTTACTTCTGGCAGCAGTGGCCCGAGGAAAGTTGCCACAACAAGGAAGCAAAGGCTTGTGCAGCGGGCGTGGGACACACTAAGCTCATGA
- a CDS encoding predicted protein: KEDEWAVMERLHDVDDALRREVPEPAHAFPFELDTFQKEAIYRLERNECVFVAAHTSAGKTVVAEYAFALATKHCTRAIYTSPIKTISNQKFRDFGKQFDVGLLTGDVSIKADAPCLIMTTEILRSMLYRGADLIRDVEWVIFDEVHYVNDAERGVVWEEVIIMLPAHVGLVLLSATVPNVWEFADWVGRTKRKKVFVTGTTRRPVPLEHMLYFGGDKEEDFYKIGEREQFLPGGYKAATDALNKSKKPSTSSGGGPGVPGAGRGSGRGGGRDGGRGGYGRGAGNSGNKHPGRGSGGAPNTGGAMGVRGRDKSVWVELIRCLEKRELLPMVVFAFSKKRCDQMVDSLTGMDLTAGAEKHEIHIFCERCLSRLSPADRQLPQVLRVRELLRRGLGVHHAGLLPIMKEIVEMLFCRGLLKVLFSTETFAMGVNAPARCVCFQDLRKHDGQDFRGLLPGEYTQMAGRAGRRGLDSVGTVIIAAWDNFPQESTVRTLLSGKATKLESQFRLTYGMILNLMRVEDLRVEDMLARSFAEFHAQRSVGDRRGALALDVAALKRVNELAAAEEAADPTGWAAAVAHESASAAVRAAAAEVRAAVLTSRGGQSAMSIGRLLLIAGGGEDGVGDLPPAEKGADGEIPAEVKPSGALGGRGGIDKHGALLRIVSANKGGSGGFSSSATEDRIDGPMPLGLPWRLQSGGMDYVIAAVRADSVLAITEAKISIDASAVLTTPGTSGSPAPAAAAAVARALSEIERVLSNGTPAALHPVKDLKLQDLAAVEACHAHARLVAAVPALPSSVAPRLRAWHALLDARRALSKRVEELEHGLSDANLQQMPDFETRVEVLQSMGYLDEDRTVTLKGRVACEIATGDELVGTEIIFAGVLTNISPEEAVALLAALVFQEKNSSPPELHGSLLEACENAKQLAFAAGEEQLRRGLPVAPDEFVTATLRFGLTEVVHEWAKGTKFGDICQITDVQEGSIVRTIVRLDEMCRDVRNAARIMGDSALYEKMESASTAIKRDIIFSASLYVSG, translated from the exons aaggaggacgagTGGGCGGTGATGGAGCGCCTGCACGATGTGGACGATGcactgcgccgcgaggttcctGAGCCCGCACACGCGTTTCCATTTGAGCTGGACACTTTCCAGAAGGAAGCGATATACCGACTTGAGCGCAACGAATGCGttttcgtcgccgcgcacacGTCCGCAGGTAAGACAGTTGTGGCGGAGTACGCCTTCGCGCTCGCAACAAAGCACTGTACACGTGCCATCTACACGTCACCAATCAAGACCATCTCCAACCAAAAATTCCGGGATTTTGGCAAGCAGTTTGATGTCGGCCTCCTGACGGGAGATGTCAGCATtaaggcggacgcgccctgTCTCATAATGACCACCGAGATTCTGCGATCGATGTTGTATCGCGGTGCGGACCTCATCCGCGATGTCGAATGGGTAATCTTCGATGAGGTGCACTACGTCAACGATGCTGAGAGAGGTGTTGTCTGGGAGGAGGTGATCATCATGCTTCCTGCTCATGTTGGTCTGGTGCTTCTGTCCGCCACCGTACCGAATGTATGGGAGTTTGCGGACTGGGTTGGTCGTACTAAGCGAAAGAAGGTTTTTGTTACGggcacgacgcggcgtcctgTGCCTTTGGAGCACATGCTGTACTTTGGGGGCGACAAGGAAGAGGACTTTTACAAGATTGGAGAACGGGAACAGTTCCTGCCTGGTGGGTACAAGGCTGCTACAGACGCCCTCAACAAAAGCAAGAAACCGTCGACGTCATCCGGTGGTGGACCCGGTGTCCCTGGTGCTGGGCGAGGCAGTGGAAGAGGCGGTGGTAGGGAtggaggccgcggcgggtacgGTCGTGGTGCGGGCAACTCGGGTAACAAGCATCCAGGTCGCGGAAGCGGTGGCGCTCCAAACACCGGTGGCGCGATGGGCGTACGAGGTCGCGATAAGTCCGTCTGGGTCGAGCTTATTCGATGCCTGGAAAAACGTGAGCTGCTGCCTATGGTGGTGTTTGCTTTCAGCAAGAAGCGATGCGACCAAATGGTCGATTCCCTAACTGGGATGGATCTAACGGCGGGTGCAGAGAAACATGAGATTCACATCTTCTGTGAGCGATGTCTCTCGCGCCTCTCCCCCGCTGACCGTCAGCTTCCTCAAGTGTTACGCGTGCGCGAACTACTCCGTCGTGGTCTTGGCGTCCATCATGCAGGTCTCCTCCCAATCATGAAGGAGATTGTCGAGATGCTGTTCTGTCGTGGATTGCTCAAGGTACTCTTCTCCACTGAGACATTTGCGATGGGTGTCAACGCACCCGCACGTTGTGTGTGCTTCCAGGATCTTCGTAAACACGACGGTCAAGACTTCAGAGGATTGCTTCCAGGCGAATATACCCAGATGGCTGGTCGTGCTGGTCGACGAGGGTTAGACTCAGTCGGCACAGTCATCATTGCTGCATGGGATAACTTCCCCCAGGAGTCCACTGTCCGCACACTGCTCTCAGGCAAGGCAACCAAACTGGAGAGTCAGTTCCGACTTACTTACGGAATGATTCTCAACCTCATGCGCGTGGAAGATTTACGAGTTGAAGACATGCTGGCTAGATCGTTTGCCGAGTTCCATGCCCAGCGAAGTGTCGGGGACAGGCGTGGCGCCCTGGCGCTGGATGTTGCAGCGCTGAAGCGGGTCAACGAGTtggctgcggcggaggaggctgcaGACCCGACCGGTTGGGCCGCAGCTGTCGCGCACGAGAGTGCAAGCGCGGCTGTTCGTGCGGCTGCAGCTGAGGTACGCGCTGCGGTGCTGACGAGTCGCGGGGGTCAGTCGGCTATGAGCATCGGGCGACTGCTCCTCATCGCTGGAGGTGGAGAGGATGGAGTGGGAGACCTGCCGCCGGCAGAAAAAGGAGCAGACGGTGAGATACCTGCAGAAGTCAAACCTTCCGGCGCCCTCGGTGGTCGTGGAGGTATCGACAAGCACGGAGCATTGCTTCGCATAGTTAGCGCTAAC AAAGGCGGCAGCGGAGGTTTTAGCTCTTCTGCCACCGAGGACAGGATTGATGGACCGATGCCTCTTGGTTTACCTTGGCGGCTTCAATCTGGCGGCATGGATTATGTCATCGCCGCTGTGCGTGCTGACAGTGTGCTTGCTATCACTGAAGCCAAAATTTCAATCGACGCCAGTGCAGTCCTGACCACACCGGGTACGAGCGGTTCCCCAGCACCTGCAGCCGCAGctgccgtcgcgcgcgccctctcCGAGATTGAAAGAGTTCTCAGCAacggcacccccgccgcactTCATCCCGTAAAGGACCTCAAACTTCAGGATCTCGCTGCGGTAGAGGCATGCCATGCGCACGCCAGgctggtcgccgcggtccctGCACTTCCTTCCTCTGTCGCGCCTCGTTTGCGCGCATGGCACGCgttgctcgacgcgcgccgtgcACTTTCcaagcgcgtcgaggagcttgaACACGGTCTGAGCGACGCGAACTTGCAGCAGATGCCGGACTTCGAGACGCGCGTTGAGGTGCTCCAATCGATGGGATATCTTGATGAAGATCGCACTGTTACGCTGAAGGGGCGAGTTGCGTGCGAGATTGCCACCGGCGATGAACTGGTGGGCACGGAGATTATTTTTGCGGGTGTTCTGACAAACATCTCACCGGAGGAGGCAGTGGCACTCCTCGCAGCCTTGGTGTTTCAGGAGAAAAATTCGAGTCCACCTGAACTTCATGGGTCGCTCCTTGAGGCATGCGAAAATGCAAAACAGTTGGCATTTGCTGCAGGTGAGGAACAGCTGCGCAGAGGCCTTCCAGTGGCACCGGATGAGTTTGTCACTGCGACGCTTCGATTCGGTCTAACAGAAGTCGTTCACGAATGGGCCAAGGGTACGAAGTTTGGCGACATCTGTCAGATCACAGATGTTCAAGAGGGTTCGATCGTGCGGACTATCGTGCGACTCGATGAAATGTGCAGGGACGTGCGTAATGCTGCAAGGATTATGGGAGATTCTGCTTTGTACGAGAAGATGGAATCAGCTTCGACAGCAATCAAGCGTGACATTATCTTCAGCGCATCTCTGTACGTTTCTGGT